In a single window of the Paenibacillus sp. MMS20-IR301 genome:
- a CDS encoding ABC transporter permease produces MFKVKYFEAIRTAAVIVIALFIAFLIISLVSDQPVKTIGIFLLEPFSTKGHIGNVIEMAIPLMFTGLAVSLLFRANMFNLGAEGIFYFSGVVATTLAIHLSLNSWLHPLVAILAGAIVGALLSAIPGILKAKWNANELVTSLMFNNILFGVGLYLLNYHLRDAKAFANVSFKFEKTAQLSKLFAGTRIHTGLIIVLVLIVLAHLFLYRTKWGYELRMTGVNRDFARYSGMKTAKVIILVHLIAGFIAGMGGSVEVLGMYSRFQWTSLPGYGLDGALVAMLAKNNPLSVIVSALFLAYIRIGADLMARLSDVPSEMISIIQAVIILLISAEQFLKFWKNRMLLKEAKEA; encoded by the coding sequence ATGTTTAAAGTAAAATATTTCGAGGCGATCCGTACAGCGGCAGTCATTGTCATTGCGCTCTTTATTGCCTTTCTGATTATCTCGCTGGTCAGTGACCAGCCGGTGAAGACGATCGGCATCTTCCTGCTGGAGCCGTTCTCTACTAAAGGGCATATCGGTAATGTCATAGAGATGGCTATTCCGCTGATGTTCACCGGTCTTGCCGTCTCGCTCCTGTTCCGGGCCAATATGTTCAACCTGGGGGCGGAAGGGATCTTCTATTTCTCCGGTGTGGTTGCTACTACATTAGCCATCCACCTCAGCCTGAACAGCTGGCTGCATCCGCTTGTAGCGATACTCGCAGGCGCGATTGTCGGGGCACTGCTGTCGGCTATTCCCGGAATTCTCAAAGCGAAGTGGAATGCCAATGAGCTGGTGACTTCGCTCATGTTTAACAATATCCTGTTCGGGGTCGGACTGTACCTGCTGAACTACCATCTGCGGGATGCCAAGGCCTTCGCCAACGTTTCTTTTAAATTCGAGAAAACTGCGCAGCTGAGCAAGCTTTTTGCCGGCACACGCATTCATACCGGGCTCATTATTGTGCTGGTGCTGATCGTGCTGGCCCATCTGTTCCTCTACCGGACCAAGTGGGGCTATGAGCTGCGGATGACCGGCGTGAACCGGGATTTCGCCCGTTATTCGGGCATGAAGACTGCCAAAGTAATCATTCTGGTTCACCTGATTGCCGGGTTCATTGCCGGGATGGGCGGCTCGGTGGAGGTGCTCGGGATGTACAGCCGGTTCCAGTGGACTTCACTGCCTGGTTACGGCCTGGATGGTGCGCTGGTGGCCATGCTGGCCAAGAACAATCCGCTTTCCGTCATCGTCTCCGCGCTCTTCCTGGCCTATATCCGTATTGGAGCCGACTTGATGGCGCGTCTGTCCGATGTGCCGTCCGAGATGATCTCGATCATTCAGGCGGTTATTATTCTTCTCATCTCGGCTGAGCAGTTCCTCAAGTTCTGGAAGAACCGGATGCTGCTGAAGGAGGCGAAGGAAGCATGA
- a CDS encoding ABC transporter permease — protein MNSLLNVILTTDFAFSVLRVTTPILFAALGALISNRAGIINIGMEGIMLVSALAGVIVSAYTQSAWVGLLGAVVSGTLIAGILAFFTLKFKTHIILGGVAINMFASGGTVFILYLLSGDKGSSTSLASKVLPSVQIPLLKEIPVLGPILSGHHILTYFSILSVLVVYYLLNRTPLGLRIRSVGENPHAAQSVGVSVVKIQYTALLLSGFFASLGGAYMSMGYLSLFTRDMVAGRGWIAIAAESMGRSTTVGTALTSLLFGAADALSNALQVLKIPAELIATLPYVATVIGLIIYAVSETRKKNKKLKTTVK, from the coding sequence ATGAATAGTCTGCTGAATGTTATTCTGACGACGGATTTCGCCTTCTCGGTGCTGCGTGTAACGACGCCAATCCTGTTCGCTGCGCTGGGTGCACTGATCTCAAACCGTGCCGGTATCATCAACATTGGGATGGAAGGGATTATGCTCGTCTCGGCTTTGGCCGGGGTCATTGTGAGTGCTTATACGCAAAGCGCCTGGGTCGGACTGCTTGGTGCCGTTGTTTCGGGGACGCTGATCGCCGGAATTCTGGCCTTTTTCACCCTGAAGTTCAAGACCCATATCATTCTCGGCGGTGTGGCGATTAACATGTTCGCTTCGGGCGGTACGGTATTCATTCTGTATCTGCTCAGCGGAGATAAAGGTTCTTCCACTTCCTTAGCAAGCAAAGTGCTGCCAAGTGTGCAGATCCCGCTGCTGAAGGAGATCCCGGTGCTGGGTCCGATTCTGTCGGGACATCACATACTGACTTATTTCTCGATTCTGTCCGTGCTTGTTGTCTACTATCTGCTGAACCGCACGCCGCTGGGGCTGCGTATCCGTTCGGTGGGCGAGAATCCGCATGCGGCCCAGTCGGTTGGCGTCAGTGTGGTTAAGATTCAATATACTGCGCTGCTGCTCAGCGGCTTCTTCGCCAGTCTGGGCGGCGCCTACATGTCGATGGGCTATCTGTCCCTGTTCACGCGGGATATGGTGGCCGGCCGGGGCTGGATTGCGATTGCCGCTGAATCGATGGGCCGGAGCACAACGGTCGGGACCGCATTAACCTCTCTGTTATTCGGCGCAGCCGATGCGCTCTCCAACGCTCTGCAGGTGCTGAAGATTCCGGCGGAGCTGATCGCTACGCTGCCTTATGTGGCAACGGTGATCGGTCTGATCATCTACGCGGTCTCGGAGACCCGGAAGAAGAACAAGAAGCTTAAGACGACTGTGAAATAG
- a CDS encoding nucleoside hydrolase → MPTPIIIDCDPGHDDAIAILLALAHPEQLDIRGITTVGGNQILDKITDNALKILSFVNADIPVAKGAAAPLLGKLVTGEEAHGESGMDGPALPASKFKPVEQGAVEFMLDIIRSSEEKITLVPTAPLTNIALLITAYPEVKERIEKISLMGGGLAYGNVTRTAEFNIYVDPEAAKIVFESGIPIVMSGLDVTDKAAIFEEEIEELKTRGPVSVMVGELLDFYSIYGKKMGFVGNALHDPCAIAWLLHPELFESEHLHVTVETEGKLTRGMTVADRRKKPEHPANTEVLLGVDREAFIKLLYDSLDRLDRGLGSAAGAN, encoded by the coding sequence ATGCCAACACCTATTATCATTGACTGTGATCCGGGGCATGATGACGCGATTGCCATTCTGCTTGCGCTGGCTCATCCGGAGCAGCTGGACATCCGGGGGATTACAACGGTCGGAGGCAACCAGATTCTTGATAAAATCACCGACAATGCGCTGAAGATCCTCAGCTTCGTGAATGCTGATATTCCTGTAGCCAAGGGAGCGGCCGCGCCGCTGCTCGGCAAGCTCGTTACCGGAGAAGAAGCGCATGGCGAATCCGGTATGGACGGCCCGGCGCTTCCGGCCAGCAAATTCAAGCCCGTAGAGCAAGGCGCTGTGGAGTTTATGCTGGACATTATCCGTTCCTCCGAGGAGAAGATTACCCTGGTGCCGACGGCCCCGCTGACGAATATTGCCCTCTTGATTACAGCTTATCCGGAAGTGAAGGAGAGAATCGAGAAGATTTCGCTGATGGGCGGCGGGCTGGCTTACGGCAATGTGACCCGGACAGCGGAATTCAATATTTATGTGGATCCGGAGGCGGCGAAAATTGTATTCGAATCGGGGATTCCGATTGTAATGAGCGGGCTGGATGTAACGGATAAGGCGGCTATTTTTGAAGAGGAGATTGAAGAGCTTAAGACCCGCGGCCCCGTATCTGTTATGGTCGGTGAGCTGCTGGATTTCTACTCAATCTATGGCAAAAAAATGGGCTTCGTCGGCAATGCGCTGCATGACCCGTGCGCCATTGCCTGGCTATTGCACCCGGAGCTGTTCGAGTCGGAGCATCTGCATGTTACGGTGGAGACCGAGGGCAAGCTGACCCGGGGGATGACTGTGGCCGACCGGCGCAAAAAGCCGGAGCATCCGGCCAATACAGAGGTGCTGCTCGGCGTAGACCGTGAAGCGTTCATCAAGCTGCTCTATGATTCACTGGACCGGTTAGACCGCGGGCTCGGGTCCGCGGCAGGAGCAAACTAA
- a CDS encoding ADP-ribosylglycohydrolase family protein — protein sequence MAGWERLQETVRLELQQRIEEGCRTGSLAEKLAAAGSDEQQLMEVYRELMELGVAADFPYQEPSDLAGIRELRPEGPRRLAVEWTPEEWRDRFYGAWLGRSVGCALGKPLEYWDYLYGKDGRTGWENIELWFRGADAWPIKGYTPEHSTAREEYGLGLSDWSFTSTREKISYMESDDDIRYTVLGLMLLEQKGLDWDSWDIGKLWHKHLTYSQVCTAETQSYMNFAAETSHLHGDKPEDWPLRQERVRMHLNPYREWIGAAIRADGLAYGAAGHPELAAELGWRDASFSHVKNGIYGEMFNAAMISAAFAGLDNERIVEIGLSEIPKTSRLAKDVLRGVAIARQARSERELVSTLWEEFSHYDPVHTNNNAAIVAASLVYGGNDFEKAVVTSVSAGMDTDCNGATVGSIMGAKLGAARLPANWTAPLNDLLYADLPGFHPIPISEVAERSYQVFLKIRTSPQTSPN from the coding sequence ATGGCAGGCTGGGAACGTCTGCAGGAGACGGTGCGGCTGGAGCTGCAGCAGCGCATCGAGGAAGGATGCCGGACCGGCAGCCTGGCAGAGAAGCTGGCTGCTGCCGGCAGTGATGAGCAGCAGCTGATGGAGGTCTACCGTGAGCTGATGGAGCTGGGCGTGGCGGCAGACTTCCCGTATCAGGAGCCGTCCGATCTGGCGGGAATCCGGGAGCTGCGGCCGGAGGGTCCGCGCCGGCTGGCGGTGGAGTGGACGCCGGAAGAGTGGCGCGACAGGTTCTACGGAGCCTGGCTGGGCCGGAGTGTCGGCTGTGCACTGGGCAAGCCGCTGGAGTACTGGGACTACCTGTACGGGAAAGACGGGCGAACCGGCTGGGAGAATATTGAGCTGTGGTTCCGGGGCGCGGATGCCTGGCCGATCAAGGGATATACACCGGAGCATTCGACAGCGCGGGAGGAATACGGCCTGGGCTTAAGCGACTGGTCGTTCACCAGTACCCGGGAGAAGATCAGCTACATGGAGAGTGACGATGATATCCGTTATACCGTCCTTGGACTGATGCTGCTGGAGCAGAAGGGGCTGGACTGGGATTCGTGGGACATCGGCAAGCTGTGGCATAAGCATCTGACCTACAGCCAGGTCTGCACGGCGGAAACGCAGTCTTATATGAATTTTGCTGCGGAGACCTCCCATCTGCACGGTGACAAGCCGGAGGATTGGCCGCTGCGGCAGGAACGGGTACGGATGCATCTGAATCCTTACCGGGAATGGATCGGTGCAGCTATCCGTGCAGACGGCCTCGCCTACGGAGCGGCGGGTCATCCTGAGCTGGCTGCGGAGCTGGGCTGGCGGGATGCTTCCTTCTCGCATGTGAAGAACGGAATCTATGGCGAAATGTTCAATGCGGCGATGATCTCCGCTGCGTTCGCGGGCCTGGATAACGAGCGGATTGTGGAAATTGGGCTGAGCGAAATCCCGAAGACGAGCAGATTGGCTAAGGATGTGCTGCGTGGAGTAGCTATTGCCCGGCAGGCGCGCAGTGAACGGGAGCTGGTCAGCACGCTGTGGGAGGAGTTCAGCCATTATGATCCGGTGCATACCAATAACAACGCGGCGATTGTCGCAGCCTCGCTGGTGTACGGCGGCAATGACTTCGAGAAAGCTGTAGTTACCTCAGTAAGCGCCGGAATGGATACAGATTGCAACGGTGCGACTGTAGGCTCCATTATGGGCGCGAAGCTGGGTGCAGCCCGGCTTCCGGCTAATTGGACGGCTCCGCTGAATGACCTGCTGTACGCAGATCTGCCGGGCTTCCACCCGATTCCGATTTCGGAGGTGGCCGAGCGGAGCTATCAGGTGTTCCTGAAGATCCGGACAAGTCCTCAAACTTCCCCAAACTAA
- a CDS encoding flavin prenyltransferase UbiX, producing the protein MKIIVGITGASGSIYAYSLVRSLHQLGIETYVIATGAGENVLKYECGTEMQELARYSTVLSNNDLFAPVASGSFKTDGMVIIPCSMNTLGAIANGMGDTLLSRAASVVLKEKRRLIIVPRETPLHLIHLENMLRIARAGADIMPASPGFYNHPTEIWELVNFMNARVLDALGIDNQLMKRWGEG; encoded by the coding sequence ATGAAAATCATTGTCGGCATTACCGGAGCAAGCGGCTCCATCTACGCTTACTCGCTGGTCCGCAGCCTGCATCAGCTCGGGATCGAAACTTATGTTATCGCCACCGGCGCCGGTGAGAACGTGCTGAAGTATGAGTGCGGTACAGAAATGCAGGAGCTAGCCAGATATTCCACTGTGCTGTCCAATAATGATCTGTTCGCTCCTGTAGCCAGCGGCTCCTTCAAGACAGACGGGATGGTGATTATCCCCTGCTCCATGAATACGCTGGGCGCCATCGCGAACGGCATGGGCGATACCCTGCTCAGCCGGGCGGCCAGCGTAGTGCTTAAGGAGAAGCGGCGGCTCATTATTGTGCCGCGCGAAACCCCGCTCCATCTGATCCATCTGGAGAATATGCTGCGGATTGCCCGGGCCGGGGCGGATATCATGCCGGCTTCGCCGGGCTTCTACAATCACCCCACAGAGATCTGGGAGCTGGTAAACTTCATGAATGCCCGCGTGCTTGATGCGCTGGGCATTGATAACCAGTTGATGAAGCGCTGGGGGGAAGGTTAG
- a CDS encoding DUF2294 domain-containing protein, with protein MTVTALLSSNEFKKRLSRCYNEVHKELYGVGVTQLRIDAAGESMLLFLVKHQRVTALRALEENYPELKQAVDAALHQEFKRKIRHRLTDELNLPVTGVLRDYDPGTGWASTIIITE; from the coding sequence TTGACAGTCACCGCTCTTCTTTCTTCCAATGAGTTCAAGAAGCGCCTCTCCCGCTGCTACAATGAAGTCCACAAGGAATTGTACGGAGTCGGGGTTACACAGCTGAGAATAGATGCCGCCGGCGAGTCTATGCTCCTTTTTCTGGTGAAGCATCAGCGGGTCACTGCCCTGCGGGCACTGGAGGAGAACTACCCTGAGCTGAAGCAGGCGGTTGACGCCGCGCTCCATCAGGAGTTCAAGCGGAAGATCCGGCACAGGCTGACGGATGAACTGAATTTGCCTGTCACTGGTGTACTCCGGGATTATGATCCGGGTACCGGCTGGGCCAGCACAATTATTATCACAGAATAG
- a CDS encoding response regulator, whose amino-acid sequence MLKVMIVDDEPWVLEGLRTMVDWEKSGFEVCAEALSAGDALRLIQEHKPDLLLTDINLPVMSGLELIAAVKEVMDQPPRFVILSGYDDFGYARTALRQKVDGYLLKPVDEEEIGGLLLKIRGIIQNEIASREEERKKQNLLVNNLISRFFQGEWNEELENMANSLMGLQPDTELQCMLAAAISGLINPDEGAAEGFPGELGYVFQDPAGRAGLLVRSAGMSPEILETAAVQVQKAQSERLGVPVAVMISGRRAGIRSLQELYAQTLEVWGSKYRCEKGGIFYYNDLGAAGQVLELAEGHFNRVLEKVKAGESGQIQSCVREAFAAITGKPLKIDAAQAEVAHLEMTLCRNIAEMQGDPDRIMSVMRTEYGNLGGLGDYYRLSLYVDRLCLLAAAYLAELRADNEGNTIYNVIQYVDLEFRSKLQLQDIARQFHMNSAYLGQLFRKETGRSFSDYLNEKRIEAAKGLLKRTQLKISDIALQVGFSNTDYFIDKFKGRVGSSPSVYKNAHRNKQP is encoded by the coding sequence ATGCTGAAAGTCATGATTGTTGACGATGAGCCGTGGGTGCTTGAAGGGCTCAGAACGATGGTCGACTGGGAGAAATCCGGTTTTGAAGTCTGTGCCGAAGCGCTTAGTGCCGGGGATGCCCTGCGGCTGATTCAGGAGCATAAGCCGGATCTGCTGCTTACAGACATCAATCTTCCGGTGATGAGCGGGCTTGAACTGATTGCTGCGGTGAAGGAAGTGATGGACCAGCCGCCAAGGTTCGTTATTCTGAGCGGATATGATGATTTTGGTTATGCCCGTACTGCCCTTCGTCAGAAGGTGGATGGTTATTTGCTGAAGCCGGTTGATGAGGAGGAAATCGGGGGGCTGCTGTTAAAGATCAGAGGCATTATTCAAAATGAAATCGCTTCCAGGGAAGAGGAGCGTAAAAAGCAAAATCTCCTGGTCAATAATCTGATCAGCCGGTTCTTCCAGGGAGAATGGAATGAGGAGCTGGAAAATATGGCAAACAGCCTGATGGGGCTTCAGCCGGATACGGAGCTGCAGTGCATGCTTGCGGCAGCCATCTCAGGCCTGATTAACCCGGATGAAGGAGCTGCTGAAGGCTTCCCGGGTGAGCTTGGTTACGTCTTCCAGGACCCTGCGGGCAGAGCGGGACTCCTTGTCCGTTCTGCAGGAATGTCCCCCGAAATCCTTGAGACGGCCGCCGTTCAGGTCCAGAAGGCGCAGTCGGAGAGGCTTGGTGTCCCTGTGGCGGTAATGATCAGCGGCAGAAGAGCGGGAATACGCTCCCTTCAGGAATTGTATGCACAGACCCTTGAGGTCTGGGGCTCTAAATACCGGTGTGAGAAGGGCGGGATTTTCTATTACAACGATCTGGGAGCAGCGGGCCAAGTTCTGGAATTAGCTGAAGGGCATTTTAACCGGGTGCTTGAAAAGGTTAAGGCAGGTGAGTCTGGGCAGATTCAGAGCTGTGTCCGGGAAGCCTTCGCAGCCATTACGGGCAAGCCGCTGAAGATCGATGCTGCCCAGGCCGAAGTAGCCCATCTGGAGATGACCTTATGCCGCAATATTGCGGAAATGCAGGGGGACCCGGACAGAATCATGAGTGTGATGCGGACCGAATATGGCAATCTGGGCGGACTTGGGGATTATTACAGGCTGAGCCTGTATGTGGACAGACTATGCCTGCTGGCTGCGGCTTATCTGGCTGAACTGCGGGCGGACAATGAAGGAAACACGATCTATAATGTTATCCAGTATGTGGATCTTGAGTTCCGCAGCAAGCTGCAGCTTCAGGATATTGCCAGGCAGTTTCACATGAATTCGGCTTATCTGGGTCAGCTGTTCCGTAAAGAGACGGGCCGCAGCTTCAGTGATTATCTGAATGAGAAACGGATTGAAGCAGCCAAGGGCCTGCTTAAGCGCACTCAGCTCAAAATATCGGATATCGCGCTGCAGGTGGGTTTCTCGAATACGGATTATTTTATCGATAAGTTCAAGGGAAGGGTAGGCTCTTCACCTTCGGTCTACAAGAATGCCCACAGGAATAAGCAGCCTTAA
- a CDS encoding histidine kinase: MWKKRFKFTTIVNDIPLNYKFYLIYIVGVLLPIMVLNLVFLDRITDLIKSREQQNLEISLERARRDIRDFIEGGVSVGYTLSTDKNLYEMLDRTYADSIEFYNMFDEQLRDRLNSYMPVNNQLERISIYTDNRTIVSGGNYQVMNDKVWASDWYRQAKNADTQVFVTAYRTSENKNLASSTPTLSVIEWMNSYNNLNKYEKVLRIDLDLSEIYDIIVREKDYLSLYLINEQNKIVMSADSGYQRITEEPYPVFDQLGDDQREDVHVVAVGTANYLKGWRIVGITQGERITKAILDIRLYAAGLATTLTLLTSGFIYIMLRSYNYRVKRLSRHMQKVSNEKFELIAIDEGRDEIGGLIHNFNRMTSRIHSLINDVYKLEIRSKNLEMERVRAELNFLQSQMNPHFLFNTLNAILVVCTKNQYNDVTDIVKSLSKLLRRLLSWKEDLVSVQEEITFIEMYLKIEKFRFRDKFDYVFEIDEQSLNYKIPKLSMQPLVENSCKHGLQTIEGLGVIRVRTAVLDNRLQITVSDNGKGIQPDKLKELLFAIRNEDSSGSNIGIRNVYRRLELYYADQVRFEITSTPELGTVVTFGIPLRLLEVNHPPEGEV, from the coding sequence ATGTGGAAAAAAAGATTCAAATTCACAACCATCGTCAACGATATTCCGCTTAATTATAAGTTTTACCTTATCTACATTGTCGGGGTGCTCCTGCCTATAATGGTGCTTAATCTCGTATTCTTAGACCGGATTACGGATCTCATCAAATCCAGAGAGCAGCAGAATCTGGAGATATCCCTGGAGCGGGCGCGCAGGGATATTCGTGATTTTATCGAAGGCGGAGTCTCTGTTGGTTATACCCTGTCTACGGATAAGAACCTCTATGAGATGCTGGACCGGACTTATGCGGACTCCATAGAGTTCTATAATATGTTCGACGAGCAGCTCAGGGACCGGCTGAACAGTTATATGCCCGTGAACAACCAGCTTGAGCGGATCAGTATCTATACGGACAACCGCACCATTGTATCCGGCGGCAACTATCAGGTGATGAACGATAAAGTATGGGCGAGCGACTGGTACAGGCAGGCTAAGAATGCGGATACCCAGGTTTTTGTTACCGCTTACCGGACAAGTGAGAACAAGAATCTGGCTTCGTCCACACCTACGTTAAGTGTCATTGAATGGATGAACAGCTACAACAATTTGAACAAGTACGAGAAAGTGCTGCGGATTGATCTGGATTTGAGTGAGATTTACGACATTATTGTGCGGGAAAAAGATTACTTGAGCCTCTATCTGATCAACGAGCAGAACAAAATTGTGATGTCGGCGGACAGCGGCTACCAGCGGATCACTGAAGAGCCTTACCCTGTATTTGATCAACTGGGGGACGATCAGCGGGAGGATGTCCACGTAGTTGCCGTAGGTACGGCTAACTATCTCAAGGGCTGGCGGATTGTCGGAATCACGCAGGGGGAACGGATTACCAAGGCCATTCTGGATATTCGCCTGTATGCAGCCGGGCTGGCAACAACACTCACGCTGCTGACCAGCGGATTTATCTATATCATGCTGCGCTCCTACAACTACCGGGTGAAACGCCTGTCCCGCCATATGCAGAAGGTGAGCAATGAGAAGTTTGAGCTGATTGCCATCGATGAAGGCCGGGATGAGATTGGCGGCCTGATCCATAATTTCAACCGGATGACTTCAAGAATCCATTCGCTGATCAATGATGTGTATAAGCTCGAGATCCGGAGCAAGAACCTGGAGATGGAACGTGTCAGGGCGGAGCTGAACTTCCTGCAGAGCCAGATGAACCCCCATTTCCTGTTCAACACGCTGAATGCGATTCTGGTCGTGTGCACCAAGAACCAGTATAACGATGTTACGGATATTGTGAAAAGCCTGTCGAAGCTGCTGCGCAGACTGCTCAGCTGGAAGGAAGATCTGGTGTCAGTGCAGGAAGAGATTACCTTTATTGAAATGTATCTCAAAATCGAGAAGTTCAGGTTCAGGGATAAATTCGACTACGTGTTTGAGATTGATGAGCAATCGCTGAACTACAAGATTCCGAAGCTGAGCATGCAGCCGCTGGTGGAGAATTCCTGCAAGCATGGCCTGCAGACGATTGAAGGGCTCGGGGTTATCCGGGTGAGAACGGCCGTGCTGGATAACCGGCTGCAGATTACGGTATCGGATAACGGCAAGGGCATCCAGCCGGATAAGCTGAAGGAGCTGCTGTTTGCCATCCGCAATGAGGATTCCTCCGGGTCAAATATCGGAATCCGCAACGTATACCGCAGGCTTGAGCTGTATTATGCAGATCAGGTACGCTTCGAGATCACCAGCACACCGGAGCTGGGAACCGTAGTAACCTTTGGAATTCCCCTCAGGCTGCTTGAGGTGAATCATCCCCCGGAAGGCGAGGTGTAG
- a CDS encoding response regulator — translation MKYKVLLIDDEPSALEGMQLWINWEELGFELCGTCGNGREGLQLMKQLQPDLVITDVNMPLMNGLEMIEAWQQQNTGRPKFVILSGYSEFEYARTAISYGISHYLLKPVFPEEAAEELREIHQELEQEESRRMIHEIASEEEAAALIRGLLYGKKGDQALQNQLDALPGFREAGAWNLCLLQTVPELYAELRGRTASLLAAYPAIVMIDLEAGLLGIVYGMPADSREVSRAEEALSVLLQEYSGSMLYIAAGAPVTSLLCIEDSYCSAKETLLHFFYAPDAAGVLTYREIEGNAFSYSYDHIRLMDALLDSVNLLDLDGYRQALEEAEQSFRAQQVAPEVVKKFVIHLMYRIFELVPGAENSGGEQGPAGLEIPEIQQAMYSLSSLLGRLLSCGERAIHLLVREQNHKSHGIVQEINRYIGEHYHESLSIQKLAEVFFLHPVYLGQLLIKKNGMTFNEQLHQLRIQAAAHLLRGSKLKLSEIAERVGYANYGQFLKRFEKEMHMGPSEYRQGKF, via the coding sequence GTGAAATACAAAGTGTTATTGATTGATGATGAACCGAGTGCCCTTGAAGGCATGCAGCTGTGGATCAACTGGGAGGAGCTCGGCTTCGAGCTGTGCGGTACCTGCGGCAACGGCCGGGAGGGGCTGCAGCTGATGAAGCAGCTGCAGCCGGACCTGGTCATTACAGATGTGAATATGCCGCTGATGAATGGTCTGGAGATGATCGAGGCCTGGCAGCAGCAGAATACCGGCAGACCCAAGTTTGTGATACTGAGCGGCTACAGTGAGTTTGAGTATGCCCGCACGGCAATCAGCTACGGAATCAGCCACTATCTGCTGAAGCCGGTCTTTCCGGAGGAGGCTGCCGAGGAGCTGCGGGAGATCCATCAGGAGCTGGAGCAGGAAGAAAGCCGCAGAATGATTCATGAGATTGCCTCTGAGGAAGAGGCGGCGGCCTTGATCAGAGGCCTGTTGTACGGGAAGAAGGGAGACCAGGCACTGCAGAATCAGCTGGATGCCCTGCCCGGCTTCCGGGAAGCCGGTGCCTGGAACCTGTGCCTGCTGCAGACTGTCCCGGAGCTGTATGCTGAACTGCGGGGAAGAACGGCGTCCCTGCTGGCCGCCTATCCGGCTATTGTGATGATCGATCTGGAGGCGGGGCTGCTTGGGATCGTCTACGGGATGCCGGCAGACAGCCGGGAAGTCAGCAGGGCAGAGGAGGCACTCAGTGTGCTACTGCAGGAGTACAGCGGAAGCATGCTCTATATAGCGGCTGGAGCACCTGTGACTTCTTTGCTTTGTATAGAAGACAGCTACTGCAGCGCCAAAGAGACTTTGCTGCATTTCTTTTACGCCCCCGATGCTGCCGGGGTTCTGACTTACCGTGAGATAGAGGGGAATGCCTTCAGCTACAGCTATGACCATATCCGGCTGATGGATGCCCTGCTGGACTCCGTCAATCTGCTGGATCTGGACGGTTACCGCCAGGCGCTGGAGGAGGCGGAGCAGAGCTTCCGGGCACAGCAAGTAGCACCGGAGGTGGTGAAGAAATTTGTGATTCATCTCATGTACCGGATATTTGAGCTTGTGCCCGGAGCGGAGAATTCAGGCGGGGAGCAGGGGCCGGCAGGGCTTGAAATCCCGGAGATCCAGCAGGCCATGTACTCGCTTAGCAGCTTGCTCGGCCGTTTATTATCCTGCGGTGAAAGGGCAATACACCTCCTGGTGCGTGAGCAGAATCATAAGTCGCATGGAATCGTACAGGAGATCAACCGGTATATCGGGGAGCATTATCATGAAAGCCTGAGCATTCAGAAGCTGGCCGAGGTGTTCTTTCTCCATCCCGTATATCTGGGTCAATTATTGATCAAGAAGAATGGGATGACCTTCAATGAGCAGCTGCATCAGCTGCGGATTCAGGCAGCGGCGCACCTCCTGCGCGGGAGTAAGCTGAAGCTCTCCGAGATTGCCGAGCGGGTAGGCTATGCCAATTACGGGCAGTTTCTGAAACGCTTTGAGAAGGAAATGCATATGGGACCCAGCGAGTACCGCCAGGGAAAGTTCTAA